The Nitrososphaerales archaeon genome has a segment encoding these proteins:
- the purL gene encoding phosphoribosylformylglycinamidine synthase subunit PurL encodes MNLTQVELLYLKKQLKREPNEVELSMVEAEWSEHCSYKSSKPYLKLLPTEGKYVIVGPGYDAGVLDIGDGYVVTVHIESHNHPSAVEPYGGAATGVGGVIRDILSMGTRPIAVFDSLRFGNIQKSNHSRWLFKNVVRGIADYGNCLGIPTVAGEVEFDDSFEHYCLVDVASIGMGKKEDVIISHADIDDYVVLAGGSTGRDGIHGASFASKSLEEENRSAVQIPDPFLEKLLLEATMEAIDAKCVKAVKDLGGGGLACCLSETADRIGMGIDVDISTMHVREKSMTPAELMISESQERMLYVTDKSNLRKLLSIFEKYEINYSVIGKVKDNTNLIVRYDGNVVANMPASLIANAPLANRIAKRPVSMEKLQRIKKPTVPDDLNTIMLQMLSNPTIASKRWVYQQYDHEVGIRTVVKPGFGDASVLRLDNGKFIAFKLDGNSKQCYLDPYNGSMGCFAEACRNVVSVGAEPIGMVDHLQFGNPEEPEIFWAFVETIKGISDYSKAMSVPCVGGKVSFYNESDIGPIKPSPVIGVIGLIDNALKIRTSMIKENDVMLIIGFTSDEMGGSEYYEYVHSVVGGNVPKVNPSYDNKVMNTLLSLIRDNLVRSIHDCSKGGLGTAVSEMCIASYIGVEANLRNIPNDCHRIDDLLFSESHSRFIISVERSKLDSVTNLLDNNNIQHGVLGRIGGKSITFTEGSKGIVNISIDRAVDAWENALERIVEHG; translated from the coding sequence ATGAACCTAACGCAAGTAGAACTTCTTTATCTTAAGAAACAGTTGAAGAGGGAGCCGAATGAGGTCGAGCTCAGTATGGTTGAAGCTGAATGGTCAGAACACTGCTCTTACAAATCTTCAAAACCCTACCTGAAACTACTTCCTACCGAAGGTAAATATGTTATTGTTGGGCCAGGATACGATGCCGGTGTTCTCGATATTGGCGACGGCTATGTTGTAACTGTTCATATCGAAAGTCATAACCACCCATCTGCTGTGGAACCGTATGGCGGAGCCGCGACAGGCGTTGGGGGGGTAATAAGGGACATTCTGAGCATGGGAACAAGACCGATAGCAGTTTTTGACTCATTAAGATTTGGCAATATCCAGAAAAGTAATCACAGCAGATGGCTTTTCAAGAATGTGGTAAGAGGTATTGCAGATTATGGCAACTGTCTCGGGATACCTACTGTTGCTGGAGAAGTTGAGTTCGATGATTCCTTCGAACATTACTGTCTTGTTGACGTAGCAAGCATTGGCATGGGAAAAAAAGAAGATGTGATAATTTCGCATGCTGATATTGATGATTACGTTGTCCTTGCAGGAGGATCTACAGGGAGGGATGGAATTCATGGCGCGTCATTTGCTTCCAAGTCCTTGGAAGAGGAAAATCGATCTGCTGTTCAGATTCCAGATCCCTTTTTGGAGAAACTGTTACTTGAAGCTACAATGGAAGCTATAGATGCCAAGTGTGTCAAGGCTGTAAAGGACCTTGGTGGTGGCGGCTTGGCTTGCTGTCTTTCTGAAACCGCTGATAGAATAGGCATGGGAATAGATGTAGATATTTCAACAATGCATGTAAGGGAGAAAAGCATGACCCCGGCAGAACTGATGATATCCGAGTCGCAGGAAAGGATGCTTTATGTTACAGACAAAAGCAATCTGCGAAAACTACTTTCAATATTTGAGAAATATGAAATCAATTATTCGGTAATTGGTAAGGTCAAGGACAATACCAACCTGATTGTAAGATACGATGGAAATGTGGTAGCCAACATGCCTGCATCGCTGATAGCAAATGCCCCATTGGCAAACAGGATTGCAAAGAGACCTGTGTCTATGGAAAAACTTCAACGGATAAAGAAACCTACTGTTCCTGACGACCTTAATACCATCATGTTACAGATGCTCTCTAATCCAACTATAGCAAGTAAGCGATGGGTATACCAACAGTATGACCACGAGGTAGGAATTAGAACAGTTGTAAAACCAGGGTTTGGCGATGCTTCCGTACTGAGGCTTGATAACGGAAAGTTCATTGCCTTCAAGCTCGACGGTAACTCCAAACAGTGCTATCTGGACCCTTACAACGGATCAATGGGATGCTTTGCTGAAGCCTGCAGGAATGTTGTTTCTGTAGGTGCAGAACCCATCGGCATGGTTGATCATCTGCAGTTCGGCAATCCTGAAGAACCAGAAATATTTTGGGCGTTTGTGGAAACCATAAAAGGTATATCGGATTATAGCAAAGCAATGAGCGTTCCATGTGTGGGAGGGAAGGTAAGTTTCTACAATGAAAGCGATATCGGTCCTATCAAACCATCTCCTGTTATTGGCGTAATAGGTTTAATCGATAATGCGTTAAAGATACGAACGTCTATGATCAAGGAAAACGACGTGATGCTTATCATTGGTTTCACAAGTGATGAGATGGGCGGTTCAGAGTATTACGAGTACGTACACTCGGTAGTTGGAGGCAATGTACCAAAAGTCAATCCTTCATACGATAACAAGGTAATGAATACATTGTTGAGCCTGATTAGGGATAATTTAGTGCGTTCTATACATGATTGTTCCAAAGGCGGACTAGGAACTGCGGTGTCGGAAATGTGTATAGCAAGCTACATAGGAGTGGAGGCAAATCTAAGAAACATTCCTAATGATTGCCATAGGATCGACGACCTGTTGTTCTCGGAATCGCACTCTAGGTTTATAATATCCGTAGAAAGGAGCAAACTTGATAGTGTTACAAACTTGCTGGATAACAATAACATACAACACGGTGTGTTAGGAAGGATAGGCGGTAAATCAATAACGTTTACGGAAGGCAGTAAAGGCATCGTAAATATAAGTATTGATAGGGCTGTAGATGCCTGGGAGAACGCGTTAGAGAGGATAGTTGAACATGGTTAG
- a CDS encoding amidophosphoribosyltransferase, whose product MVRENCGVVAIYSLDGKNVIPMVIDCLRALQHRGQEAWGIAIPKKTPYKEIGLVSEAASKFNILEEKYASHAAIGHVRYSTVGKSNLENAQPLKVKDLCVAHNGTIANVEELSNMVGGCTFTPQTMNDTLLAAKRIVDLLSDKGNMSEALGVLKGEMIGSFCFTFVTDHGYVFAARDPKGFRPMVLGYHKSTNSYVVASESCALSAIGAKLIRDVEPGELIKMSDRGLEHEIFATEKPHSHCAFEYTYFAHPTSIMEGINIYLARKMIGRYLAKKFKLPDADIVIPVPDSARPAALGYAEELGISFEEGLLKDRYSRKGPFRSFIEPYHSDRVEITRWIIPIREVIQNKHVVVVDDSIVRGTSSAAIVKTLKHAGARKISMVISYPPITYPCYAGIDFPSQEELLAFRVANGDEDTNLGDLVARSIDADFVGYNDTDNLANAIGLPKEELCFTCSTGSYTNLGIKPLFKTRAQMKGE is encoded by the coding sequence ATGGTTAGAGAGAATTGCGGCGTAGTAGCGATCTATTCTCTAGATGGCAAGAACGTCATTCCAATGGTAATTGATTGTTTACGAGCACTACAGCATAGAGGTCAGGAGGCATGGGGGATTGCAATTCCGAAAAAAACACCGTACAAAGAGATCGGTCTTGTTTCGGAAGCTGCTAGCAAGTTCAATATCCTTGAGGAAAAATATGCTTCACATGCTGCAATTGGTCATGTTAGATACTCTACAGTTGGTAAGAGTAATTTAGAAAATGCGCAACCCTTGAAGGTCAAGGATTTGTGCGTGGCGCACAATGGAACCATTGCTAACGTCGAGGAGCTATCAAACATGGTCGGTGGGTGCACTTTTACTCCTCAAACTATGAATGACACACTTTTGGCAGCAAAAAGGATTGTTGATTTGTTAAGTGATAAGGGGAATATGAGTGAGGCACTGGGTGTTCTAAAGGGAGAGATGATAGGTTCCTTCTGTTTCACATTTGTAACTGATCACGGATATGTCTTTGCTGCCAGAGACCCAAAGGGTTTTCGACCCATGGTACTGGGTTACCACAAAAGCACAAATTCATATGTGGTTGCCTCAGAATCCTGTGCTTTGTCGGCCATTGGCGCCAAGTTGATAAGGGATGTTGAACCCGGCGAATTGATTAAGATGAGCGATAGAGGTCTTGAGCATGAAATCTTTGCGACTGAAAAACCGCATTCACACTGTGCCTTCGAATATACCTACTTCGCTCATCCAACGAGCATAATGGAAGGGATCAACATTTACCTAGCAAGGAAGATGATAGGAAGATACCTTGCAAAAAAGTTCAAACTACCAGACGCTGATATAGTCATCCCTGTACCAGACTCTGCTAGACCTGCTGCACTTGGTTATGCTGAAGAACTAGGTATATCATTTGAGGAAGGATTGTTGAAAGATCGATACAGCAGGAAGGGGCCGTTCAGAAGTTTCATAGAGCCCTATCATAGCGATAGGGTTGAGATAACGAGGTGGATCATACCTATCCGAGAAGTTATTCAAAACAAGCACGTAGTTGTGGTGGACGACAGTATTGTTAGGGGCACCAGTTCAGCTGCAATAGTCAAGACACTGAAGCATGCTGGTGCTAGGAAAATAAGCATGGTCATATCATACCCCCCAATAACATACCCCTGTTATGCCGGTATTGACTTTCCATCACAGGAGGAATTACTCGCATTCAGGGTTGCAAACGGAGACGAGGATACGAATCTAGGAGATCTTGTTGCTAGATCGATCGATGCTGATTTTGTAGGATACAATGATACAGATAATCTCGCCAATGCGATCGGGTTACCAAAAGAGGAACTATGCTTCACCTGTTCTACTGGTAGTTATACTAATCTTGGAATAAAGCCGTTATTCAAGACACGTGCTCAAATGAAAGGCGAATAA